Proteins from a genomic interval of Caulobacter sp. NIBR1757:
- a CDS encoding DEAD/DEAH box helicase: MTDFASLGLCKPILSALLAEGYTSPTPIQAQAIPLVLEGRDILGIAQTGTGKTAAFALPILQRLAETRKPAPRRGCRCLVLSPTRELATQIAESFRTYGKNMGLTVAVVFGGVKYGPQVRALAAGVDILVATPGRLIDHINEKVANLSETEVFVLDEADQMLDMGFVVPIRRIAKTLPQARQNLFFSATMPTEIGKLAGELLKNPAKVSVTPQATTVEKIDQKILFIEAGRKRALLAELMDDGAMKRVLIFTRTKRGADRVAKQLGTIGVEAAAIHGDKSQGQRERSLASFKAGDVRALVATDIAARGIDVDGVSHVIQYELPNVPEAYVHRIGRTARAGANGSAISLVADDERNLLKDIQKVTRQTIPSWDRRNDRNLGSAEAAFKAAQPPEAPRERDPRDTRGRSPAAKRNDHAAGKHFANAPRAHRPGGYDPMVEGAVAAPAGNAAEKPKKRKRFRPGGGRGPNTTARAQA; the protein is encoded by the coding sequence TTGACCGATTTCGCTTCCCTGGGCCTTTGCAAGCCCATTCTCTCGGCCCTTCTGGCCGAGGGCTACACCTCCCCTACCCCGATCCAGGCCCAGGCGATCCCGCTTGTGCTCGAAGGCCGGGACATCCTGGGCATCGCCCAGACGGGCACCGGCAAGACCGCCGCCTTCGCCCTGCCGATCCTGCAACGCCTGGCCGAGACCCGTAAGCCCGCGCCCCGTCGCGGCTGCCGCTGCCTGGTGCTGTCGCCCACCCGCGAACTGGCCACCCAGATCGCCGAGAGCTTCCGCACCTACGGCAAGAACATGGGCCTGACCGTCGCCGTCGTCTTCGGCGGCGTGAAGTACGGGCCCCAGGTCCGCGCCCTGGCCGCCGGCGTCGACATCCTGGTCGCCACCCCCGGCCGGCTGATCGACCACATCAACGAGAAGGTCGCCAACCTGTCGGAGACCGAGGTCTTCGTGCTCGACGAGGCTGACCAGATGCTCGACATGGGCTTCGTGGTGCCGATCCGTCGCATCGCCAAGACCCTGCCGCAGGCCCGCCAGAACCTGTTCTTCTCGGCCACCATGCCGACCGAGATCGGCAAGCTGGCCGGTGAGCTGCTGAAGAACCCGGCCAAGGTGTCGGTGACCCCGCAGGCCACCACCGTCGAGAAGATCGACCAGAAGATCCTGTTCATCGAGGCGGGCCGCAAGCGCGCCCTGCTGGCCGAACTGATGGACGACGGCGCCATGAAGCGCGTGCTGATCTTCACCCGCACCAAGCGCGGCGCCGACCGCGTGGCCAAGCAGCTGGGCACCATCGGTGTCGAGGCCGCCGCCATCCACGGCGACAAGAGCCAGGGTCAACGCGAGCGCAGCCTGGCCTCCTTCAAGGCCGGCGACGTCCGCGCCCTGGTGGCGACCGACATCGCCGCCCGCGGCATCGACGTCGATGGCGTCTCGCACGTCATCCAGTACGAGTTGCCCAACGTGCCGGAAGCCTATGTCCATCGGATCGGGCGCACCGCCCGGGCCGGCGCCAATGGTTCGGCCATCAGCCTGGTGGCCGACGACGAGCGCAACCTGCTGAAGGACATCCAGAAGGTCACCCGTCAGACCATCCCCAGCTGGGACCGTCGCAACGACCGCAACCTGGGTTCCGCCGAAGCCGCCTTCAAGGCCGCCCAGCCGCCGGAAGCCCCGCGCGAGCGTGATCCGCGCGACACCCGCGGCCGCAGCCCGGCCGCCAAGCGCAACGACCACGCGGCCGGCAAGCACTTCGCCAACGCCCCGCGCGCCCATCGTCCGGGCGGCTATGACCCGATGGTCGAAGGCGCCGTGGCGGCTCCGGCCGGCAACGCCGCCGAGAAGCCGAAGAAGCGCAAGCGCTTCCGTCCCGGCGGCGGTCGTGGCCCGAACACCACGGCCCGTGCTCAAGCCTAG
- a CDS encoding DUF2239 family protein: MTQETTYSLFEGHHRLAQGEMSALAAVARASLARDPNTSFRVFDDLTGERVGLELTPPAKAVGRPKLGIVAREVSLLPRHWDWLAQQQGGPSAALRRLVETARRDPVTVRKDALNAAYRFVGDMAGDLPGFEEATRTLFNDDREGFLANTVDWPVDVRGQALRMLGWS; the protein is encoded by the coding sequence ATGACCCAGGAAACCACCTACAGCCTGTTCGAAGGCCATCACCGCCTGGCCCAGGGCGAGATGTCGGCCCTGGCCGCCGTCGCCCGCGCCTCCCTGGCCCGCGATCCCAACACCAGCTTCCGGGTCTTCGACGACCTCACCGGCGAGCGGGTCGGTCTCGAGCTGACCCCGCCAGCCAAGGCGGTCGGCCGCCCCAAGCTGGGCATCGTCGCCCGGGAAGTCAGCCTGCTGCCACGTCACTGGGACTGGCTGGCCCAGCAACAGGGCGGCCCTTCCGCCGCCCTGCGCCGCCTGGTCGAGACCGCCCGCCGCGACCCGGTCACCGTGCGCAAGGACGCGCTCAACGCCGCCTACCGCTTCGTCGGCGACATGGCCGGCGACCTCCCCGGCTTCGAGGAGGCGACCCGCACCCTGTTCAACGACGACCGCGAGGGCTTCCTGGCCAACACCGTGGACTGGCCGGTGGACGTGCGCGGCCAGGCGCTCAGGATGCTGGGCTGGAGCTGA
- a CDS encoding GIY-YIG nuclease family protein, whose product MNPDRKQLVRDYKERKVAAGAFAVRCAPSGQVWVEVSPNLHNRQNGLWFSLRLGSHPNRALVKAWKDHGEAAFTYQVVEELPDAERSPWELTNALKDLSAKWRETLNAEKLTG is encoded by the coding sequence ATGAATCCCGACCGCAAACAACTCGTCCGCGACTACAAGGAACGCAAGGTGGCCGCCGGCGCCTTCGCGGTCCGCTGCGCGCCCTCCGGCCAGGTCTGGGTGGAAGTCTCCCCCAACCTGCACAATCGCCAGAACGGCCTGTGGTTCTCCCTGCGCCTGGGCAGCCATCCCAACCGGGCGCTGGTCAAGGCCTGGAAGGATCATGGCGAGGCCGCCTTCACCTACCAGGTGGTCGAGGAACTGCCCGACGCCGAACGCTCCCCCTGGGAGCTGACCAACGCCCTGAAAGACCTCTCGGCCAAATGGCGCGAGACCCTGAACGCAGAGAAGCTGACCGGATGA